Proteins encoded by one window of Trueperaceae bacterium:
- the rpsJ gene encoding 30S ribosomal protein S10 produces the protein MATPRIRIKLKSFDHRSLDSSATKIVETVRRTGAKVAGPVPLPTRIRRFCVLRGPFVDKDSREHFEIRTHNRLIDIKTPTKSTIDSLMHLDLPTGVDIEIKTVGGR, from the coding sequence ATGGCGACACCCCGCATCCGCATCAAGCTCAAGTCGTTCGACCACCGTAGCCTCGACAGCTCGGCGACGAAGATCGTCGAGACCGTCAGGCGCACGGGCGCCAAGGTGGCCGGCCCGGTGCCGCTGCCCACGCGCATCCGGCGGTTCTGCGTGCTCCGCGGCCCGTTCGTCGACAAGGACAGCCGCGAGCACTTCGAGATCCGCACGCACAACCGGCTCATCGACATCAAGACGCCGACCAAGAGCACGATCGACTCGCTCATGCACCTCGACCTCCCCACCGGGGTCGACATCGAGATCAAGACGGTCGGAGGCCGATAA